The following coding sequences lie in one Lolium perenne isolate Kyuss_39 chromosome 2, Kyuss_2.0, whole genome shotgun sequence genomic window:
- the LOC127328700 gene encoding F-box protein At1g11270-like: protein MSHLPCASKKKNHVPHPALSDHVVEEIFARLPAKMVFRLRCLSRAWAATLSSDGFEDLHLRAANLHGGPRIMCMDDDDGGTRKGLASSLDRPGGAPFLDAPRIITGYCYPPLITRDMHDHPLYKRAPHLTTQPCRGLVVLEALEARLFHVFNPSTGQIATLPEGRTTGPRTYIGPYYAHFGLGYDARTGRHKVVRVHYRGCAGRFPLSMGAGCEVYDINNANSEGSWRAIGAKPTCWIDSYNRNVFMQGHCYWLAHQKLCPREDLILLTFSISNETFGTVSPPPGVRDDNPYHHSSYDLTELNGRLCIFRPFSRLHNQYDVWLLNGHGSDAAWDLHCRIDIDMSPQLTKFMFKPLTDNYKSSMAPLAIVDNGRRILLLTEPDSPIAICAYTLDTGDVESLIDMGATVNLAAVYEESIATPGCQPREDIALISSSSTQALGIILHLLPMHTHGNLKLVCRSWRCMIESDIWRGIHRKI from the coding sequence ATGAGCCATCTACCTTGTGCGTCAAAGAAGAAAAACCATGTTCCGCACCCGGCCCTTTCCGACCATGTCGTGGAGGAGATCTTCGCGCGGCTTCCGGCCAAGATGGTGTTCAGGCTCCGCTGCCTCTCACGCGCTTGGGCCGCCACCCTCTCCTCCGATGGTTTCGAGGACCTCCATCTACGCGCCGCCAACCTCCATGGCGGCCCCAGGATCATGTGCATGGACGACGACGACGGGGGGACACGAAAGGGGCTCGCGTCGTCGCTCGACCGCCCTGGCGGCGCACCGTTCCTGGACGCCCCACGGATCATCACCGGATACTGTTACCCACCCCTCATCACCCGAGACATGCACGATCACCCGCTCTACAAGAGAGCCCCGCACCTCACCACACAACCGTGCCGCGGCCTCGTCGTCCTAGAAGCTCTGGAAGCAAGGCTCTTTCATGTCTTCAATCCATCCACTGGCCAGATTGCAACCCTTCCAGAGGGCCGAACGACGGGCCCCAGAACTTATATTGGCCCATACTATGCACACTTCGGGCTCGGCTATGACGCGCGCACCGGCAGACACAAAGTTGTCCGCGTTCATTACCGCGGTTGTGCCGGCCGATTCCCACTGTCCATGGGAGCCGGATGCGAGGTCTACGACATAAACAACGCCAACTCCGAGGGGTCATGGCGCGCCATCGGTGCGAAGCCGACATGCTGGATAGACTCTTACAACAGAAACGTCTTTATGCAAGGGCACTGCTATTGGTTAGCACACCAGAAATTGTGCCCTCGAGAGGATCTGATTCTTCTCACCTTCTCCATCAGCAACGAGACATTTGGGACCGTATCGCCACCGCCGGGTGTGCGTGACGACAATCCGTATCATCATAGCTCTTATGACCTGACCGAGCTCAATGGAAGACTATGCATTTTCCGCCCATTCTCCAGGTTGCATAACCAATACGACGTTTGGCTCCTAAACGGACATGGATCGGATGCAGCTTGGGATCTTCACTGTCGCATTGACATAGACATGTCTCCGCAGCTTACAAAGTTCATGTTCAAGCCCTTAACGGATAACTACAAGTCTTCCATGGCTCCACTTGCCATTGTCGACAACGGCCGCCGCATCCTGCTGCTCACCGAACCTGATTCGCCAATAGCAATATGTGCATACACTCTCGACACCGGCGACGTTGAGAGCCTCATTGACATGGGCGCCACAGTAAACCTGGCTGCAGTGTACGAGGAAAGCATCGCCACTCCCGGGTGCCAGCCGCGTGAGGATATTGCCTTGATTTCCTCATCATCTACACAGGCCCTGGGGATAATATTACATCTGCTGCCAATGCACACCCATGGAAACCTTAAGCTTGTTTGTCGGAGCTGGCGCTGCATGATCGAAAGTGACATCTGGCGGGGCATACACCGCAAAATTTAA
- the LOC127333154 gene encoding auxin response factor 13-like produces MAAPAAADLLLDRAVWLACAGPFARLPSVDAKVYYFPRGHADQCRGANPPLHLLLQDAKQRCTVKSIELHYRPTTDEPYAVITLDHDRELELLPAAIQQEEPTEMRYFVRHLTRTSDDRSPLSVTSCALSIFPPLPPGAHNQLLEAADVHGHRYTFNHSLQGGKHRLFAGWSRYCGDKKYNVVLDRIAVVFIRPRAAEARFIIGSRRGPGPSLHIATDLVGNVVQATQAAAAAGAQSFTVIYYPR; encoded by the coding sequence ATggccgcccccgccgccgccgacctgctGCTGGACCGCGCTGTTTGGCTCGCATGCGCCGGTCCCTTCGCACGCCTCCCCTCCGTCGACGCAAAAGTCTATTACTTCCCAAGAGGCCACGCCGACCAGTGCCGCGGCGCCAACCCTCCGCTCCATCTGCTCCTCCAAGACGCCAAACAACGCTGCACCGTCAAATCCATTGAGCTGCACTACCGCCCCACCACCGATGAGCCTTACGCGGTGATTACTCTAGACCATGACCGAGAGCTCGAGCTGCTCCCCGCGGCCATCCAACAAGAAGAGCCTACCGAGATGAGGTACTTTGTCAGGCATCTCACTCGCACCTCCGACGACCGCTCTCCCCTTTCCGTCACATCCTGCGCGCTCTCCATCTTCCCTCCCCTGCCACCCGGCGCACATAACCAGCTTCTGGAGGCTGCGGATGTGCACGGCCACCGCTACACCTTCAACCACTCCCTCCAAGGCGGGAAACACAGGCTGTTCGCCGGCTGGAGCCGTTACTGCGGAGATAAGAAGTACAACGTCGTCCTGGACAGGATCGCCGTCGTCTTCATACGCCCACGCGCCGCAGAAGCACGCTTCATCATCGGCTCGCGCCGCGGCCCCGGGCCAAGCCTCCACATCGCCACGGACCTCGTCGGCAACGTCGTGCAAGCCACAcaggccgcggcggcggcgggagcccAGTCCTTCACCGTTATCTACTACCCGCGCTAG